In Deinococcus psychrotolerans, a genomic segment contains:
- a CDS encoding rhodanese-related sulfurtransferase codes for MACSPEFTPPTAPKADVSSADLAVPAWVVAALYQFKAVENPSEWRQHLLGVLEPLGLCGTLLIAPEGVNGTLAGTRQAVTQLRTELAKLGFDDLEYKESLSQHRPFRRLKVRLKREIVTLGVDVAPRQRVGRYVEAQDWNALMADPDVLLIDTRNTYEIKAGTFEGAVDPQLSSFGEFPAWAEQHLAAQKGRKIAMFCTGGIRCEKSTSLLLELGFEDVYHLRGGILSYLEHVPETESRWNGECFVFDERVTVGHGLKVGAGEMCLSCGWPLTPSEAQHAEFERGVSCQHCFTRTTEPQKASFRERQQWYERRADENGAVERQP; via the coding sequence ATGGCCTGCTCACCCGAGTTTACCCCTCCCACTGCGCCGAAAGCGGACGTGTCGTCTGCCGATTTGGCCGTGCCCGCTTGGGTGGTGGCCGCCCTTTACCAGTTCAAAGCGGTGGAGAATCCCAGCGAATGGCGTCAGCACCTGCTTGGAGTGCTGGAGCCGCTGGGCCTGTGCGGCACGCTGCTGATCGCTCCCGAAGGCGTCAACGGCACACTGGCCGGAACCCGTCAGGCCGTGACCCAATTGCGAACCGAGTTGGCCAAGCTCGGCTTCGACGATCTGGAGTACAAAGAATCACTCAGTCAGCACAGGCCCTTTCGCCGCCTCAAGGTGCGTCTCAAGCGCGAAATCGTGACGCTGGGCGTGGACGTCGCGCCGCGTCAGCGGGTGGGCCGCTACGTAGAAGCCCAGGACTGGAACGCCTTGATGGCCGACCCCGACGTGCTGCTGATCGACACCCGCAACACCTACGAAATCAAAGCCGGAACGTTTGAGGGCGCGGTCGACCCGCAGCTCAGCAGCTTCGGCGAGTTCCCGGCCTGGGCAGAGCAGCACCTCGCCGCACAGAAGGGGCGCAAAATCGCCATGTTCTGCACCGGCGGCATTCGCTGCGAAAAATCCACCAGTCTGCTGCTGGAACTCGGCTTTGAAGACGTGTATCACCTCAGGGGCGGCATTCTGAGTTATCTCGAACACGTTCCGGAGACTGAGAGCCGCTGGAACGGCGAATGCTTCGTCTTTGACGAACGGGTCACCGTCGGGCACGGCCTCAAGGTCGGGGCGGGGGAGATGTGCCTAAGCTGCGGCTGGCCGCTGACACCCTCCGAAGCCCAGCACGCCGAGTTTGAGCGCGGGGTGAGTTGCCAGCACTGCTTTACGCGCACCACTGAGCCGCAAAAAGCCAGCTTCCGGGAGCGTCAGCAGTGGTACGAGCGCCGAGCCGACGAAAATGGAGCGGTTGAAAGGCAGCCGTGA
- a CDS encoding metallophosphoesterase: protein MSEVVVIPDLHGRLDLLRAAVREFPEAHFLSLGDAIDRGPQSLATVDELLRLHEQGRVTLLMGNHERMAQEGLRWYTQYTGTHDMGNYRKAMEGYQWWMQAGGDTIRKEMPSYAAEFGGPTSLTLEKFPPNLARYLDLLKRVVYVTADGIIHDQVPDEPSVLVAHASPPVSHPQYPNPESAALWLRPFEGPFALPPQVVYSVHGHTPVRVPTRMGRHLYLDMGAYETGRLALLPLQVHQVKAVTVLSGRGDPLRASRYPAFGEALPTRVVTLDNAPTRR from the coding sequence ATGAGCGAAGTCGTCGTGATTCCCGATTTGCACGGGAGGCTCGATCTGCTCAGGGCCGCCGTGCGTGAATTCCCCGAGGCTCACTTTTTATCGCTGGGCGACGCTATAGATAGGGGGCCGCAGAGCCTGGCCACTGTGGACGAACTGCTCAGGCTTCACGAGCAGGGCCGCGTCACCCTCCTGATGGGCAACCATGAGCGGATGGCCCAGGAAGGCCTGCGCTGGTACACCCAGTACACCGGCACGCACGACATGGGCAATTACCGCAAAGCCATGGAAGGCTACCAGTGGTGGATGCAGGCGGGCGGCGACACCATCCGCAAAGAAATGCCCAGCTACGCCGCAGAGTTTGGCGGCCCCACCTCGCTGACCCTCGAAAAGTTCCCGCCGAATCTGGCCCGCTACCTCGACTTGCTCAAACGGGTGGTGTACGTCACCGCTGACGGCATCATCCATGATCAGGTGCCGGACGAACCGAGCGTCTTGGTCGCCCACGCCAGCCCACCGGTCAGCCACCCGCAGTACCCCAACCCCGAGTCGGCGGCGCTGTGGCTGCGCCCTTTTGAAGGCCCGTTTGCGCTGCCGCCGCAGGTGGTCTACAGCGTTCACGGCCACACCCCCGTGCGCGTGCCCACCCGCATGGGCCGCCACCTCTACCTTGATATGGGCGCTTACGAAACGGGGCGGCTGGCGCTGCTTCCGCTGCAAGTCCACCAGGTCAAAGCGGTGACGGTGCTCAGCGGGCGCGGCGATCCGCTGCGGGCCAGCCGTTATCCGGCTTTCGGTGAAGCGCTGCCGACCCGCGTCGTGACGCTGGACAATGCGCCTACACGGCGCTGA
- the purC gene encoding phosphoribosylaminoimidazolesuccinocarboxamide synthase: MTQPSQHPSTKAELKYEGKAKRVYATADPEQYLVEYKDEATAFNAQKRGSWAGKGATNNAIAAALYPKLEGAGIPTHFVAKLSDTEQLVKAVTIVPVEVITRNVAAGSFAKKLGLEEGTPLPRPVVEYCYKSDALGDPLINTDTAVALGWASEGDMARIRELTLQVNAFLTPFFLERGIRLIDFKLEFGKLPSGQIVLADEISPDTCRFWDAETNEKMDKDRFRRDLGGVEEAYGEMLRRVLS; encoded by the coding sequence ATGACCCAGCCCAGCCAGCATCCCTCCACCAAAGCTGAACTCAAGTACGAAGGCAAGGCCAAGCGGGTCTACGCCACCGCCGACCCCGAGCAGTATTTGGTGGAATACAAAGACGAGGCCACCGCCTTCAACGCCCAGAAGCGTGGCAGTTGGGCGGGCAAAGGAGCCACCAACAACGCCATCGCCGCCGCGCTGTATCCGAAATTGGAGGGCGCGGGTATTCCCACCCACTTTGTTGCCAAGCTCAGCGACACCGAGCAACTGGTCAAGGCGGTGACGATTGTGCCGGTGGAAGTGATTACGCGCAATGTCGCGGCGGGCAGTTTTGCCAAGAAGCTGGGACTGGAGGAAGGCACGCCGCTCCCGCGCCCCGTGGTGGAATACTGCTACAAATCCGACGCGCTGGGCGACCCGCTGATCAACACCGATACCGCCGTGGCGCTGGGGTGGGCCAGTGAGGGCGACATGGCCCGCATCCGTGAATTGACGCTGCAAGTCAACGCGTTCTTGACGCCGTTCTTCTTGGAACGTGGCATCCGCTTGATTGATTTCAAGCTGGAATTCGGTAAGTTGCCCAGCGGTCAGATCGTGCTGGCCGACGAGATCAGCCCCGACACCTGCCGCTTCTGGGACGCCGAGACGAACGAGAAGATGGACAAAGACCGCTTCCGGCGCGATCTGGGCGGGGTCGAGGAAGCGTATGGGGAGATGCTGCGGCGGGTGCTGAGTTAA
- a CDS encoding DinB family protein produces the protein MTTIQTFLADQYEIELSAFRAVLESIPEGTFSTARLGHSPAWHALHIADWLRLTVLEDKTSTYNFLGWEDQAWAQNLNGLAPVDEDADQAAILAHLGSVGAQAVAYLRGASDADLSGMAFSPSAPNGERPRLAALGMHLRHIAYHRGQVQLGKKA, from the coding sequence ATGACCACTATTCAGACCTTTTTGGCCGATCAGTACGAAATAGAACTCAGCGCCTTTCGCGCCGTGCTGGAAAGCATACCCGAGGGAACGTTCAGCACGGCCAGACTCGGCCACTCTCCAGCCTGGCACGCGCTGCACATTGCCGACTGGCTGCGGCTGACGGTGCTGGAGGACAAAACCTCTACCTACAATTTTCTGGGCTGGGAAGATCAAGCCTGGGCGCAGAACTTGAACGGACTTGCCCCTGTCGACGAGGACGCTGATCAGGCTGCGATTCTGGCGCACCTCGGCAGCGTGGGCGCTCAGGCAGTGGCTTATCTGCGCGGGGCCAGCGACGCTGATTTGAGCGGCATGGCCTTTTCGCCCAGCGCTCCGAACGGCGAGCGCCCCCGCCTAGCCGCACTGGGAATGCATCTGCGGCACATCGCCTATCACCGGGGCCAGGTGCAGTTGGGGAAGAAGGCTTGA
- the icd gene encoding NADP-dependent isocitrate dehydrogenase, which produces MTQNTHVKRPTQGEKISMQGGKLTVPDQPIIPFVEGDGTGPDIWRASVRVLDAAVEKAYGAQRKIEWMEVYAGEKAVNTYGEGVWLPEETLEMFREYLFGIKGPLTTPVGGGIRSINVALRQELDLYACVRPVQYFKGVPSPVKRPEDVDMIIFRENTEDIYAGIEYKDGTPERDKLRKFLLEEMGVTAIRFPDTVGLGIKPVSREGTERLVRAAIQYAIDNDKKSVALVHKGNIMKFTEGAFRDWGYDLAKREFGGVEIDGGPWQKLPGGIIIKDVIADNFLQQILLRPTDYDVIATLNLNGDYLSDALAAQVGGIGIAPGANINYETGHAIFEATHGTAPKYAGKDVINPSSVILSGEMMLRYMGWTEAADLILNSLTKTIGEKTVTYDFARNLEGANEVKTSAFADALIANM; this is translated from the coding sequence ATGACACAAAATACACACGTAAAGCGGCCCACCCAAGGCGAGAAGATTTCGATGCAAGGCGGAAAACTGACGGTTCCCGACCAGCCGATCATTCCTTTCGTGGAAGGCGACGGCACCGGCCCCGACATCTGGCGGGCCAGCGTGCGCGTACTCGACGCCGCTGTCGAGAAGGCGTACGGCGCTCAGCGCAAGATCGAGTGGATGGAAGTCTACGCCGGAGAAAAAGCCGTCAACACCTACGGTGAAGGCGTCTGGCTTCCCGAGGAAACCCTGGAGATGTTCCGCGAGTATCTGTTCGGCATCAAAGGCCCGCTGACCACGCCGGTCGGCGGCGGCATTCGCAGCATCAACGTGGCGCTGCGTCAGGAACTCGACCTCTACGCCTGCGTGCGGCCGGTTCAGTACTTCAAAGGCGTGCCCAGCCCGGTTAAGCGCCCCGAAGACGTGGACATGATCATCTTCCGCGAGAACACCGAGGACATCTACGCCGGTATCGAGTACAAAGACGGCACCCCCGAGCGCGACAAGCTCCGCAAATTCCTGCTCGAAGAGATGGGCGTGACCGCCATCCGCTTCCCCGATACCGTGGGTCTGGGCATCAAGCCGGTGTCGCGTGAAGGCACTGAGCGCCTCGTTCGCGCCGCGATCCAGTACGCCATCGACAACGACAAAAAGAGCGTGGCGCTGGTTCACAAGGGCAACATCATGAAGTTCACCGAGGGCGCTTTCCGTGACTGGGGCTACGACCTCGCCAAGCGCGAATTTGGCGGCGTGGAAATCGACGGTGGGCCTTGGCAGAAATTGCCCGGCGGCATCATCATCAAAGACGTGATCGCCGACAACTTCCTTCAGCAGATTTTGTTGCGCCCCACCGACTACGACGTGATCGCCACGCTCAACCTCAACGGCGATTACCTCAGCGACGCGCTGGCCGCGCAGGTCGGCGGGATCGGCATCGCGCCGGGAGCCAACATCAACTACGAAACCGGCCACGCCATTTTCGAGGCGACGCACGGCACCGCGCCCAAGTACGCCGGAAAAGACGTCATCAACCCCAGCTCAGTAATCTTGTCGGGCGAGATGATGCTGCGCTACATGGGCTGGACCGAAGCCGCCGACCTGATTCTCAACTCGCTGACCAAAACCATCGGCGAGAAGACTGTGACCTACGACTTTGCCCGCAACTTGGAAGGCGCGAACGAAGTCAAGACCAGCGCCTTTGCCGATGCTTTGATCGCCAACATGTAA
- a CDS encoding alanine--tRNA ligase-related protein: MILPIPTQPLYYASPSQLHFSALVTEVKGQRVALSATAFYPEGGGQNADTGWLAWSGGEAQILDTQKDKADKTSGVIWHTFSGDTPPVGAEVRGEVDAQSRWRSMQRHSAEHLLAQAFFRLDPKFAVAAVSMRSAECTIDLQGQPTEADARAAETLLHETLGRRQLQLRNIEVPEAELGAYPLRRTTKVSGKVRLVVFEDAPLEGEVGQFFDVSACGGLHVPWAAMALPVATLRTERIKGDLTRVVFVAGEEAAEFLGRTYQASKALAATLSAGPGDLTARVEALRRSAQEQSAQLAAAQTALIGHDVAAAPAEQIGAVMLRVLNITDPALIPMALSATPSGEVLLVTTPSGRVGFGSASGVHAGELLRSAFVKVGGKGGGKPEAAQGQTEDVAGVVAVVRELLSQA, translated from the coding sequence ATGATTTTGCCGATTCCCACCCAGCCGCTGTATTACGCTTCTCCCAGTCAACTGCACTTCAGCGCCCTCGTCACCGAAGTGAAGGGGCAGCGGGTGGCCCTGTCTGCCACCGCTTTTTATCCCGAAGGCGGCGGGCAAAATGCCGACACCGGCTGGCTGGCGTGGAGCGGCGGCGAAGCGCAGATTCTGGACACCCAGAAGGACAAAGCCGACAAGACCAGCGGCGTGATCTGGCACACTTTCAGCGGAGACACGCCCCCTGTCGGCGCAGAAGTGCGCGGCGAGGTGGACGCCCAGTCGCGCTGGCGCAGTATGCAGCGCCACAGCGCCGAGCATCTGCTGGCGCAGGCGTTTTTCCGGCTCGATCCCAAATTCGCGGTGGCGGCGGTCAGTATGCGGAGCGCCGAATGCACCATCGATTTGCAGGGCCAGCCTACCGAAGCCGACGCGCGGGCGGCTGAAACCTTGCTGCACGAAACGCTGGGCCGCCGCCAACTCCAGCTCCGTAACATTGAAGTGCCGGAAGCCGAGTTAGGGGCCTATCCGCTGCGCCGCACCACTAAAGTGAGTGGCAAAGTGCGCTTGGTCGTTTTTGAAGACGCTCCCCTTGAGGGCGAAGTGGGTCAGTTTTTTGACGTGAGCGCTTGCGGCGGCCTGCATGTGCCCTGGGCGGCGATGGCCTTGCCGGTGGCGACCCTGCGAACCGAGCGCATCAAAGGCGACCTGACCCGCGTGGTGTTCGTGGCGGGCGAGGAAGCCGCCGAATTTTTGGGCCGCACCTACCAAGCGTCTAAGGCGTTGGCCGCCACCCTCAGCGCTGGCCCGGGCGACCTCACCGCGAGAGTGGAAGCTCTGCGCCGCAGCGCTCAGGAGCAGAGTGCCCAGCTCGCCGCCGCGCAAACGGCCTTGATCGGCCATGACGTTGCCGCCGCACCTGCTGAGCAAATTGGAGCTGTGATGTTGCGTGTTTTGAACATCACCGATCCCGCCCTGATTCCAATGGCCCTGAGCGCTACGCCTAGCGGTGAAGTCCTGCTGGTGACAACGCCGAGTGGAAGGGTCGGCTTCGGCAGCGCTTCTGGCGTCCACGCCGGCGAGTTGCTGCGCTCAGCTTTTGTCAAAGTCGGCGGCAAGGGCGGTGGTAAACCCGAAGCCGCTCAGGGCCAGACCGAAGACGTGGCGGGCGTGGTGGCAGTGGTGCGGGAGCTGCTGAGCCAAGCGTAA
- a CDS encoding nucleotidyltransferase family protein, translating to MNPTHMGEAEFRAAALSNPVNAALLERLGELAVPQLFLVAGCLFQTVWNVRSNRPPAEGLRDYDIFYWDEDTSYEAEDAAIRRAETLYADLGVRIEVRNQARVHLWFGDKYGHPRPPISSAEEGIKQFLVLCTCVGMDAEGGVYAPYGFDDLSAGILRPNPLNHTPELYAAKAADYQRRWPWLRLADG from the coding sequence ATGAACCCAACTCACATGGGTGAGGCCGAATTCAGGGCGGCGGCGCTGAGCAACCCGGTCAACGCTGCTCTGCTGGAGCGGCTGGGCGAGTTGGCGGTGCCGCAGCTCTTTTTGGTGGCGGGTTGCCTGTTCCAGACCGTTTGGAATGTGCGCTCAAACCGCCCGCCTGCCGAGGGGCTGCGCGATTACGACATCTTCTACTGGGATGAAGACACCAGCTACGAAGCCGAGGACGCCGCGATTCGCCGTGCTGAAACGCTGTATGCCGACTTGGGCGTGCGGATCGAAGTGCGCAACCAAGCCCGCGTGCATCTGTGGTTTGGCGATAAGTACGGCCACCCGCGCCCCCCCATTAGCAGTGCGGAAGAGGGCATCAAGCAGTTTTTGGTGCTTTGCACTTGCGTGGGCATGGACGCGGAAGGCGGGGTGTACGCTCCCTACGGCTTTGACGACCTCAGCGCGGGTATTTTACGGCCCAATCCGCTCAACCACACGCCCGAACTCTACGCGGCCAAAGCGGCGGATTATCAGCGGCGCTGGCCCTGGCTGCGGCTGGCCGACGGCTAA
- the purQ gene encoding phosphoribosylformylglycinamidine synthase subunit PurQ, whose translation MNVAVIQFPGSNCDADALHAAQMNLDPSARFVWHTEEGLPSNTDLVVLPGGFSYGDHLRSGAVAARSPIMGAVKAHAERGGYVLGICNGFQVLTESGLLPGALSRNRDLHFLCKPVHLRVNNNQTAFTSAYAPGQTLEMPIAHGEGNYYADAGTIERLESEGRVIFRYLDNPNGSLNDIAGIISEKGNVLGMMPHPERAVEALLGSEDGQGLFQSLKSGV comes from the coding sequence GTGAACGTCGCCGTGATTCAGTTTCCCGGCTCCAACTGCGACGCCGACGCGCTCCACGCCGCCCAAATGAATCTTGATCCGTCTGCCCGGTTCGTGTGGCACACCGAAGAAGGCCTTCCCAGCAACACCGATCTGGTGGTTTTGCCCGGCGGCTTTAGCTACGGCGACCACCTCCGCAGCGGCGCGGTGGCCGCCCGCAGCCCGATCATGGGGGCCGTCAAGGCGCACGCCGAACGCGGCGGCTACGTGCTGGGGATCTGCAACGGCTTTCAGGTGCTGACCGAATCGGGACTGCTGCCCGGAGCGCTCAGCCGCAACCGCGATCTGCATTTCTTGTGTAAGCCGGTACACCTGCGGGTAAACAACAATCAGACCGCCTTCACCTCGGCGTATGCACCGGGCCAGACCCTAGAAATGCCCATCGCGCACGGCGAGGGCAACTATTACGCCGACGCGGGCACCATCGAGCGGCTGGAAAGTGAGGGCCGGGTCATCTTCCGCTACTTGGACAACCCCAACGGCTCGCTGAACGACATCGCCGGAATCATCAGCGAAAAGGGCAACGTGCTGGGGATGATGCCGCACCCCGAGCGGGCGGTGGAAGCGCTTTTGGGCAGCGAGGACGGTCAGGGGTTGTTTCAGTCGCTTAAATCTGGCGTGTAA
- a CDS encoding GNAT family N-acetyltransferase, producing the protein MASRSVVLFRPQLEPAPLGWSLTHHSSAVQMICPDDSRLIRPDIQTATLTSADVPDILALVKLTKPGPFRSRTTELGEYFGVREAGQLVALSGERLRLDGFTEVSAVSTHPDWRGRGLAGALVSQVARKAFSEGQTPFLHVMESNARAIRLYQSLGFVERARIHLSVWAALN; encoded by the coding sequence TTGGCTTCGCGTTCCGTGGTGCTGTTCCGGCCCCAGCTTGAACCGGCCCCCCTCGGGTGGTCGCTGACGCATCACAGCAGCGCCGTGCAGATGATCTGCCCCGACGATTCACGCTTGATCCGTCCCGACATTCAAACTGCCACGCTCACCTCCGCCGATGTCCCCGACATCTTGGCGCTGGTCAAGCTGACCAAGCCCGGCCCGTTTAGATCGCGCACCACCGAGCTGGGGGAGTATTTCGGCGTGCGGGAAGCGGGGCAACTGGTGGCGCTGAGCGGCGAACGGCTGCGGCTGGACGGTTTTACTGAGGTCAGCGCGGTGTCAACTCACCCCGACTGGCGCGGGCGCGGCCTTGCGGGCGCGTTGGTCAGTCAGGTGGCTCGTAAAGCCTTCAGCGAAGGTCAAACGCCGTTTTTGCACGTGATGGAAAGCAACGCCAGAGCCATCCGTCTGTATCAGTCGCTGGGGTTCGTGGAACGCGCCCGCATTCACCTGTCGGTGTGGGCCGCTCTAAACTAG
- a CDS encoding YbaN family protein — MKLRPPPITRHLWLGLGFVFTAVGLVGTVLPLLPGTGFLVLAAWCFSRSSPKFEAWLLNLPLAGQLIRDYRDGLGMPLRAKIVACLSILLAVSLSIGRIPVLVGQVTWVLIGLFGIWYIIWRVPLRRVP, encoded by the coding sequence ATGAAGCTCAGGCCGCCCCCCATCACCCGCCACCTGTGGCTCGGCCTGGGGTTTGTCTTTACCGCTGTGGGCCTGGTCGGCACCGTCTTGCCGCTGCTACCTGGCACCGGATTTCTGGTGCTGGCGGCCTGGTGTTTTTCGCGCAGCAGCCCCAAGTTTGAAGCGTGGCTGCTGAATTTGCCGCTGGCCGGTCAACTCATCCGCGATTACCGTGACGGCTTGGGCATGCCACTGAGAGCCAAAATCGTGGCTTGCCTCAGCATCCTGCTGGCCGTGAGCCTGAGCATTGGCCGCATTCCGGTGCTGGTCGGTCAGGTGACCTGGGTGCTGATTGGCCTTTTCGGCATCTGGTACATCATCTGGCGGGTGCCGCTGCGGCGCGTACCCTGA
- the purS gene encoding phosphoribosylformylglycinamidine synthase subunit PurS: MPQDQTKTYQAKVFVTLKPSILDPQGRTVERSLSHLGQQVSGVRVGKYIELQLEGERGEVESRLKDMAENVLSNPVMENVRWELEEAALEPA; encoded by the coding sequence ATGCCTCAAGATCAAACCAAAACCTATCAGGCCAAAGTTTTCGTCACCCTCAAGCCCAGCATCCTCGATCCGCAGGGACGCACGGTTGAGCGATCCCTCTCGCACCTCGGCCAGCAGGTCAGCGGCGTGCGGGTCGGCAAATACATCGAGCTGCAACTCGAAGGCGAGCGCGGCGAGGTGGAAAGTCGCCTGAAAGACATGGCCGAAAACGTGCTGAGCAATCCGGTGATGGAAAATGTGCGCTGGGAGCTGGAAGAAGCGGCGCTGGAGCCAGCGTGA
- the pnp gene encoding polyribonucleotide nucleotidyltransferase, with the protein MTSKTPRTFTTMLGDKELSIETGKLAKLVSGSVTVRYGDTILLVTAQARDERSTLDFLPLTVEFEERHYAVGKIPGSFHRREGRPGEKAILSARITDRQIRPLFPKNYRQETQVIITVISADGENTPDVLGPIGASAALSISDIPWEGPTACVRVGQIDGQFVINPTLSQLEHSPMDLVVAGTKDAILMVEAGAKTVDEDVLVSAIEFAHAQMQPVIELIGQMRSELGQEKFSFTADADPAAEMLPALAADAKTAGLRDALLTNGKKERGTKIKALRDGLIAARVQDAAAEGAAALTTALKNAFYKVEKQELRRLILEEDLRADGRNTRTVRPIWIEARPLPRAHGSAIFTRGETQVLGVATLGTERDEILIDDLTPETGDKFMLHYNFPPYSTGEVKRMGGQSRREIGHGNLAKRAIRAVLPSFESFPYVIRLVGEVLESNGSSSMATVCAGTLALMDAGVPISAPVAGVAMGLVMEDGKYKILTDILGSEDALGDMDFKVCGSAQGVTALQMDIKIQGITPQIMREALSQAKDARLHILGKMAEVLAAPRPELSPTAPRIISIKINPELIGKVIGPGGKQVRELEAMGAQVTIEEDGTIRIFSSDGAAAKAVQEKIEAVTRSAKVGEEFDGTVVKTAPFGAFVNLFAGQDGMLHISQISEERINAVEDALNVGDKLRVKIVSIDDRGKIDLIRPELEGKIAPREARAPRDGGERRGPPRR; encoded by the coding sequence ATGACTTCTAAAACCCCCAGAACATTTACCACCATGCTCGGCGACAAAGAACTGAGCATTGAAACCGGCAAGCTCGCCAAATTGGTCAGCGGCTCGGTCACTGTGCGCTACGGCGACACCATCTTGTTGGTCACGGCGCAGGCCAGAGACGAGCGCAGCACGCTGGACTTCTTGCCGCTGACGGTGGAATTTGAAGAGCGCCACTACGCCGTGGGCAAAATTCCCGGCTCATTTCACCGCCGCGAGGGTCGGCCCGGCGAGAAGGCCATCTTGTCGGCCCGAATCACCGACCGCCAGATTCGCCCGCTGTTTCCCAAAAACTACCGCCAGGAAACCCAGGTCATCATCACCGTGATTTCGGCAGACGGCGAAAATACCCCTGACGTGCTGGGGCCAATCGGCGCTTCGGCGGCGCTGAGCATCTCGGATATTCCCTGGGAAGGCCCCACCGCCTGCGTGCGGGTCGGGCAAATTGACGGCCAGTTCGTGATCAACCCCACGCTCAGCCAGCTTGAGCACAGCCCGATGGACTTGGTGGTGGCCGGAACCAAAGACGCCATTTTGATGGTCGAAGCCGGAGCCAAAACCGTGGACGAGGACGTGCTGGTGTCGGCCATCGAGTTTGCCCACGCCCAGATGCAGCCGGTCATTGAGCTCATTGGGCAGATGCGCTCGGAGTTGGGTCAGGAGAAGTTCAGCTTCACCGCCGATGCCGACCCTGCTGCCGAGATGCTGCCCGCACTGGCCGCCGACGCCAAAACCGCTGGCCTGAGAGACGCCCTGCTGACTAACGGCAAGAAGGAGCGCGGCACCAAGATCAAGGCCCTGCGCGACGGCCTGATCGCTGCACGCGTACAGGACGCTGCCGCCGAGGGAGCCGCCGCGCTGACCACCGCTCTCAAGAATGCCTTTTACAAAGTGGAAAAACAGGAACTGCGCCGCCTGATTCTGGAAGAAGACCTCCGCGCCGACGGACGCAACACCCGCACCGTCCGGCCCATCTGGATCGAGGCCCGGCCCCTCCCCCGTGCCCACGGCTCGGCTATTTTTACACGCGGTGAAACGCAGGTTCTGGGCGTAGCCACCCTCGGCACCGAGCGCGACGAGATTCTCATTGATGACCTGACCCCCGAAACCGGCGACAAGTTCATGCTGCACTACAACTTCCCGCCCTACTCCACCGGCGAGGTCAAGCGGATGGGCGGGCAGTCGCGGCGCGAAATCGGCCACGGTAACCTCGCCAAGCGGGCCATTCGGGCGGTGCTGCCCAGCTTCGAGAGCTTCCCCTACGTGATCCGCTTGGTGGGCGAGGTGCTGGAGAGCAACGGGTCGAGCAGCATGGCCACCGTCTGTGCGGGCACGCTGGCACTGATGGACGCGGGCGTACCGATCAGCGCTCCGGTGGCGGGCGTGGCGATGGGCCTGGTCATGGAAGATGGAAAATACAAGATCCTGACCGATATTCTCGGCTCAGAAGACGCGCTAGGCGATATGGATTTTAAAGTCTGCGGCAGCGCTCAGGGCGTGACCGCTTTGCAAATGGACATCAAGATTCAGGGCATTACCCCGCAGATCATGCGCGAGGCGCTGAGCCAGGCTAAAGACGCCCGCCTGCACATTCTGGGCAAGATGGCCGAGGTACTGGCCGCGCCGCGCCCCGAACTCTCCCCCACCGCGCCGCGCATCATCAGCATCAAAATCAATCCTGAACTCATCGGCAAAGTCATTGGGCCGGGCGGCAAGCAGGTACGCGAACTCGAAGCGATGGGCGCTCAGGTCACCATCGAAGAAGACGGCACCATCCGCATCTTCAGCAGCGACGGCGCAGCGGCCAAAGCGGTGCAGGAAAAGATTGAGGCCGTGACCCGCAGCGCCAAAGTCGGCGAGGAATTCGACGGCACGGTGGTCAAGACTGCGCCGTTCGGAGCGTTCGTCAACCTGTTCGCCGGACAAGACGGGATGCTGCACATCTCGCAGATCAGCGAGGAGCGCATCAATGCCGTCGAGGACGCGCTGAACGTGGGCGACAAATTGCGGGTCAAGATCGTGAGCATCGACGACCGGGGCAAGATCGATTTGATCCGCCCTGAACTCGAAGGCAAAATTGCTCCGCGTGAAGCCCGAGCGCCACGTGACGGCGGCGAGCGGCGCGGGCCACCCAGACGCTAA
- a CDS encoding cupin domain-containing protein, translating into MSTPDTINLQEKFALFTEHWSPRVVADLNGQQVKIARISGEFEWHAHEHEDELFMVIKGVLQLNFRDGERIINEGELLVVPRGVEHLPVAQTEETWIMMFEPASTLNTGNVVSGRTVKELQHL; encoded by the coding sequence GTGAGCACGCCTGACACAATCAACTTGCAAGAAAAGTTCGCTCTGTTTACTGAGCACTGGTCGCCCAGAGTGGTGGCCGACCTCAACGGCCAGCAGGTCAAAATTGCCCGCATCAGCGGCGAATTCGAGTGGCACGCCCACGAACATGAAGACGAGTTGTTCATGGTGATTAAAGGCGTGCTGCAACTCAACTTCAGAGACGGCGAGCGGATCATCAACGAGGGCGAACTGCTCGTCGTGCCGCGCGGCGTGGAGCATTTGCCCGTGGCCCAGACGGAAGAAACCTGGATCATGATGTTTGAACCCGCCAGCACCCTCAACACCGGCAACGTCGTCAGCGGACGCACCGTGAAGGAGTTGCAACACCTGTGA